In one Gemmatimonadaceae bacterium genomic region, the following are encoded:
- a CDS encoding HD domain-containing protein — MAVEIIRDPLWNNIRLDPLASELIDTPAFQRLRYVRQLGLAFLVYPGATHSRFEHALGTYHLARRTLGLFEEQSDFDAVGPEHCQLTRIAALLHDIGHYPFSHALEEIGALHHEEVARPLIVDGEVAEILRRELGRDAPERIIALIRGESDAPLQGLISGSIDLDKLDYLRRDAFMCGVSYGEIDVDRLINALAVVRDPDTNAPRVGMIEKGLSALESLLFAKYQMYRNVYWHHAVRSATAMYKRLVGDALDAGTLAARTLAGFTDEGLLHDLAQRAPSPMLRALRERKLYKRAFECPAADLAPGGGEWIADDRALTVAVENAIARECGLQPGDVLLDYPVKTQMLGLDLLVQRPYGEVRRLTAEGWEGAVNLPKLSDEFYRSARWLRVFTTPRVAVKPTAVITLANMNREEVAGRIAEGKALLG; from the coding sequence ATGGCCGTGGAAATCATCCGGGACCCGCTCTGGAACAACATCCGGCTCGATCCGCTGGCGTCGGAGCTGATCGATACACCGGCCTTTCAACGCCTGCGCTACGTCCGCCAGCTGGGCCTGGCCTTCCTCGTCTATCCGGGCGCCACGCACTCGCGATTCGAGCACGCGCTCGGCACGTACCATCTGGCGCGGCGCACGCTCGGCCTCTTCGAGGAGCAGAGCGACTTCGACGCGGTTGGTCCCGAGCACTGTCAGCTCACGCGTATCGCGGCGCTGCTGCACGACATTGGCCACTACCCGTTCTCACATGCGCTCGAGGAGATCGGCGCGCTGCATCACGAGGAAGTCGCGCGTCCACTCATCGTCGACGGCGAGGTCGCCGAAATCCTGCGCCGCGAGCTGGGCCGCGACGCACCGGAGCGCATCATCGCGCTCATTCGCGGCGAGAGTGATGCGCCGCTTCAGGGACTGATCTCCGGCTCGATCGATCTCGACAAGCTCGACTATCTGCGCCGCGACGCCTTCATGTGCGGCGTGAGCTACGGCGAGATCGACGTCGATCGGCTGATCAACGCGCTCGCGGTCGTGCGCGATCCGGATACGAACGCGCCGCGCGTCGGCATGATCGAGAAGGGACTCTCCGCGCTCGAGAGCCTGCTCTTCGCGAAGTATCAGATGTATCGCAACGTGTACTGGCACCACGCGGTGCGCAGCGCGACGGCGATGTACAAGCGGCTCGTGGGCGACGCGCTCGATGCGGGAACGCTCGCCGCGCGGACGCTCGCCGGCTTTACGGACGAGGGCCTTCTGCACGACCTCGCGCAACGCGCGCCGAGTCCGATGTTGCGGGCGCTGCGCGAGCGAAAGCTCTACAAGCGCGCGTTCGAGTGTCCCGCCGCGGATCTCGCGCCGGGCGGCGGCGAATGGATCGCGGACGACCGTGCGCTCACCGTGGCCGTCGAGAATGCGATCGCGCGCGAGTGCGGATTACAGCCGGGTGACGTGCTGCTCGACTATCCGGTGAAGACGCAGATGCTGGGACTCGATCTGCTCGTGCAGCGGCCGTATGGCGAAGTGCGGCGGCTGACGGCGGAAGGATGGGAAGGTGCGGTCAACCTTCCCAAGCTATCGGACGAGTTCTATCGCTCGGCGCGGTGGTTGAGGGTGTTCACGACGCCGAGGGTGGCGGTGAAGCCAACGGCGGTTATCACGCTCGCGAACATGAATAGAGAGGAGGTTGCGGGACGGATCGCGGAAGGGAAAGCATTGCTCGGGTAG
- the pckA gene encoding phosphoenolpyruvate carboxykinase (ATP) has product MATQTTPQDDAGLQGKIGLAAQGLKPRGEVHWNLQAPVLIEQAARRGEGRFADMGPFCSVTAPHTGRSPNDKFLVKDPSSEQDVDWGKVNQPFSEQQFETLLADVRAYLDGQGELFIQDLYCGADPKYRLSVRYVSPNAWQMAFVRNMFIRPEPTELPTFEPNFTVLHAPEFQADPAKHGTRSGTFIVLNLAKRMIMIGGTRYAGELKKAMFTVMNYYMPKQGVLSMHCSANIGKEGDTALFFGLSGTGKTTLSANPERALIGDDEHGWSPDGVFNYEGGCYAKVINLSPEGEPDIYNTTQMFGTILENVVLDELTRKVKFEDQSITENTRASYPLHYIPNFVPSGRGGHPKNIVFLTADAFGVLPPIAKLTREQAMYYFLSGYTAKVAGTERGVKEPQATFSSCFGAVFLVWHPTKYADMLGKLIDQHGSDVWLVNTGWTGGAFGIGKRMKLSHTRAMVAALLRGDLKSVPLHTDPLFGLQVPKTIPDVPLDVLDPRDTWTDKNAYDEQAKKLAGMFKENFAKYEKFVSEPVRNAGPR; this is encoded by the coding sequence ATGGCCACTCAAACGACGCCGCAGGACGACGCCGGTTTGCAGGGAAAGATTGGCTTGGCCGCGCAGGGGCTCAAGCCGCGCGGCGAGGTGCACTGGAATCTCCAGGCACCGGTGTTGATCGAGCAGGCGGCCCGGCGCGGCGAGGGCCGGTTCGCCGACATGGGTCCGTTCTGCAGCGTGACCGCGCCGCACACCGGCCGGTCGCCCAATGACAAATTCCTCGTTAAAGATCCATCATCGGAGCAGGACGTCGACTGGGGCAAGGTGAACCAGCCGTTCAGCGAGCAGCAGTTCGAGACGCTGCTCGCCGACGTGCGCGCCTACCTCGACGGCCAGGGCGAGCTGTTCATTCAGGATCTCTATTGCGGCGCCGATCCCAAGTATCGCCTGTCGGTGCGCTACGTCTCGCCGAATGCCTGGCAGATGGCGTTCGTGCGCAACATGTTCATCCGCCCCGAGCCCACCGAGCTGCCGACGTTCGAGCCGAACTTCACGGTGCTGCACGCCCCGGAGTTCCAGGCCGATCCGGCGAAGCACGGAACCCGCTCCGGCACGTTCATCGTGCTCAATCTCGCCAAGCGCATGATCATGATCGGCGGGACGCGCTACGCCGGTGAGCTCAAGAAGGCGATGTTCACCGTGATGAACTATTACATGCCGAAGCAGGGCGTGCTCTCCATGCACTGCTCGGCGAACATCGGCAAGGAAGGCGACACCGCGCTCTTCTTCGGCCTCTCCGGCACCGGCAAGACGACGCTCTCCGCCAATCCCGAGCGCGCGCTCATCGGCGACGACGAGCATGGGTGGTCGCCCGACGGCGTGTTCAACTACGAGGGCGGCTGCTACGCGAAGGTGATCAACCTCTCGCCCGAGGGCGAGCCCGACATCTACAACACGACGCAGATGTTCGGCACGATTCTCGAGAACGTCGTGCTGGACGAGCTCACGCGCAAAGTGAAGTTCGAGGATCAGTCGATCACCGAGAATACCCGCGCGTCGTATCCGCTGCACTACATCCCGAACTTCGTGCCGTCAGGTCGCGGCGGACATCCGAAGAACATCGTATTCCTCACCGCCGACGCGTTCGGCGTGTTGCCGCCGATCGCCAAGCTCACCCGCGAACAGGCGATGTACTACTTCCTCTCGGGGTACACGGCGAAGGTGGCGGGCACCGAGCGTGGTGTCAAAGAACCGCAGGCCACCTTCTCATCGTGCTTCGGAGCCGTGTTTCTCGTGTGGCATCCGACGAAGTACGCCGACATGCTTGGCAAGTTGATCGACCAGCACGGCTCCGACGTGTGGCTCGTCAACACCGGCTGGACCGGCGGCGCATTCGGCATCGGCAAGCGCATGAAGCTGTCGCACACGCGCGCGATGGTCGCCGCCCTTCTCCGGGGCGATCTCAAGTCCGTGCCGCTCCACACCGATCCGTTGTTCGGCCTGCAAGTGCCGAAGACGATCCCGGATGTGCCGCTCGACGTGCTCGATCCGCGCGACACGTGGACGGACAAGAACGCGTACGACGAGCAGGCGAAGAAGCTCGCCGGCATGTTCAAGGAGAACTTCGCGAAGTATGAGAAGTTCGTGTCTGAGCCCGTGAGGAACGCGGGACCGCGGTAA
- a CDS encoding NADP-dependent malic enzyme, with amino-acid sequence MTKRQDALDYHANGRPGKIAVVPTKPLTNQRDLSLAYSPGVAEPCLEIKKDPDLAYTYTAKGNLVAVVTNGTAVLGLGNIGAVAGKPVMEGKGNLFKQFADLDVFDLEVGSENPDDVIKFCQLLEPTVGGINLEDIKAPDCFYIEETLRKTMKVPVFHDDQHGTAIISGAALINAVEIVGKKIEDVRVVFSGAGAAAISTAEHYIRLGVQRENIIMCDRKGVIFKGRNDDMDPYKARFQNETDARTIEDALVGADVFVGLSVAGAVTGKMIKAMAEHPIIFALANPVPEILPEEVRAVRDDAIIATGRSDYPNQVNNVLGFPFIFRGALDVRATEINEEMKMAATRALALLAKENVPNSVAALYGLQDVCFGAEYLIPFPFDPRVLLWVAPAVAWAAVASGAANDFIDLDDYRERLEVRLGGARGVMRGLMNRAVGNPKRVVFPEGEEPKVIRAARICIEEGIAFPILLGDRETIETEAHAMNVPLDEIAIEDPSSSPKREAYAQFMYSRRQRKGMSLDEARRRLFNGNYFGSCMVARGDADALVSGVNLHYPETIRPALEVIGAHPKAGLVSGMYMLVFEKQLVFCADTTVNIDPTAEQVAQIAFSASRIARTMGLEPRIAMLSFSNFGSVRHPEAEKMARAVQLLRQRDPSLTVDGEMQADTAFDPEIIQRDYPFSALKEQANVLIFPNLSAGNIAYKLLHHLGGATAIGPILVGMSRPVHVLERGADVQDIVHMAAVAVVDAQERTSPIESAARPNGSGPTPTVFSRL; translated from the coding sequence GTGACCAAACGCCAGGACGCCCTCGATTATCACGCGAACGGACGGCCGGGGAAGATCGCCGTCGTTCCAACGAAGCCGCTCACCAACCAGCGGGACCTCTCGCTCGCGTACTCCCCCGGAGTCGCCGAGCCGTGCCTCGAGATCAAGAAGGATCCCGATCTCGCGTATACGTACACCGCCAAGGGCAACCTCGTCGCGGTCGTCACCAACGGCACCGCCGTGCTCGGGCTCGGCAACATCGGCGCGGTGGCCGGCAAGCCGGTGATGGAAGGCAAAGGGAATCTCTTCAAGCAGTTCGCCGACCTCGACGTGTTCGATCTCGAGGTAGGCTCCGAGAATCCCGACGACGTGATAAAATTTTGTCAACTCCTCGAGCCCACGGTTGGCGGCATCAACCTCGAGGACATCAAGGCGCCCGACTGCTTCTACATCGAAGAGACGCTCAGGAAGACGATGAAGGTTCCCGTCTTCCATGACGATCAGCATGGCACCGCGATCATCTCCGGCGCGGCGCTGATCAACGCCGTCGAGATCGTCGGCAAGAAGATCGAGGACGTTCGCGTCGTGTTCTCCGGCGCCGGCGCCGCCGCCATCTCGACGGCGGAGCACTACATCCGCCTGGGCGTGCAGCGCGAGAACATCATCATGTGCGACCGGAAGGGCGTCATCTTCAAGGGTCGCAACGATGACATGGACCCGTACAAGGCGCGCTTTCAAAATGAAACGGACGCGCGCACGATCGAGGACGCGCTCGTCGGCGCCGACGTGTTCGTCGGCCTCTCGGTTGCCGGCGCCGTCACGGGCAAGATGATCAAGGCGATGGCCGAGCATCCGATCATCTTCGCGCTGGCGAATCCCGTTCCGGAAATTCTGCCGGAAGAAGTACGCGCGGTGCGGGACGACGCGATCATCGCGACGGGACGCAGCGACTATCCCAATCAGGTCAACAACGTCCTCGGCTTCCCGTTCATTTTCCGCGGCGCGTTGGATGTCCGCGCGACCGAAATCAATGAAGAGATGAAGATGGCGGCGACGCGTGCACTCGCGTTGCTCGCCAAGGAGAACGTGCCGAACTCGGTCGCGGCGCTGTACGGTCTTCAGGACGTGTGCTTCGGCGCCGAGTATCTCATTCCCTTCCCGTTCGATCCGCGCGTGCTGCTGTGGGTTGCGCCGGCGGTCGCGTGGGCGGCGGTCGCCTCGGGCGCGGCGAACGACTTCATCGATCTCGACGACTATCGTGAACGGCTCGAGGTGCGGCTGGGCGGTGCGCGCGGCGTCATGCGCGGGCTGATGAATCGCGCCGTCGGCAACCCGAAGCGCGTCGTCTTCCCCGAAGGCGAAGAGCCGAAAGTCATTCGTGCGGCGCGCATCTGCATCGAGGAAGGCATCGCGTTCCCCATTCTCCTTGGTGATCGCGAAACGATCGAGACCGAAGCGCACGCGATGAACGTTCCACTCGACGAGATCGCGATCGAGGATCCGTCGTCGTCGCCCAAGCGTGAGGCGTACGCGCAATTCATGTATTCGCGCCGGCAGCGCAAAGGCATGAGCCTCGACGAAGCGCGCCGCCGATTGTTCAACGGCAATTATTTCGGTTCATGCATGGTGGCGCGCGGCGATGCCGACGCACTCGTGTCGGGCGTCAACCTGCACTACCCCGAGACGATCCGTCCCGCGCTCGAAGTGATTGGCGCGCATCCGAAAGCGGGTCTCGTTAGCGGCATGTACATGCTGGTATTCGAGAAGCAGCTCGTGTTCTGCGCGGACACGACCGTGAACATCGATCCCACGGCCGAGCAAGTGGCGCAGATCGCGTTTTCGGCGTCGCGCATCGCGCGGACGATGGGGCTGGAACCGCGGATCGCGATGTTGTCTTTCTCCAATTTCGGGTCGGTTCGTCATCCCGAAGCCGAAAAGATGGCGCGCGCCGTTCAGTTGCTGCGGCAGCGCGATCCCTCGCTGACGGTCGACGGCGAGATGCAGGCGGACACCGCGTTCGATCCCGAGATCATTCAGCGGGATTACCCGTTCAGCGCGCTCAAGGAGCAGGCGAACGTGCTGATCTTCCCGAACCTGAGCGCGGGAAACATTGCGTACAAGTTGTTGCATCACCTGGGCGGCGCGACGGCCATCGGGCCGATTCTCGTCGGCATGAGCCGCCCGGTGCACGTGCTGGAGCGCGGTGCCGACGTGCAGGACATCGTCCACATGGCCGCGGTCGCGGTGGTGGACGCGCAGGAACGCACTTCTCCCATCGAATCAGCGGCCCGCCCGAATGGCAGCGGGCCCACACCGACGGTTTTCTCGAGGTTATAG
- a CDS encoding efflux RND transporter permease subunit, protein MTGQNTSEPRPPREPVPTGVVEGSRGPIQRLVEASVKAPLVIAVVAIALIVGGIFSLNRLPVDAYPDVSPPAVEITTQWEGHAAEEVERLITVPIETELNGLPNLVVMRSVSLYGLSSIRVTFDEGTDLYFAREQVFERLGGASLPDGVSGDMEAPFSPSGLVYRYVVQSSDRSPMDLHVLQDWVLDKAFRSVPGVADVASLGGETMQYQVLVDPTKLAGAGLSIDDMQSALNTNNSNGGGGFYSEGGQFFYVRGLGRVVTLEDIGNLVIAVKNHVPVLVKDVATVEIGHAPRLGQFGYNDQNDAVEGIILMRTGEQAQVVLKRVEAKTRELNDHVLPKDVKVVPYYDRSDLIALTTHTVADNLFRGIALVIVVLIFFLFDIRSGLIVAVTIPLSLLIAFMCLDLRNIPANLLSIGAIDFGILVDGAVVMVENIYRQLARRHGTEYSVREVIFEAASEVNRPIVYAIAVIVAGFLPIYALTGPSGKLFRPMADTTIYALLGALFLTLTVVPALCAWVMRKGVKERTNHAFEWIRDRYASGLDWCLTHSRATIVASLVIFAFSAFIAMSRGGEFMPHLDEGAIWVRATMPYTISFEASSAIVPQIRQVLRSFPEVTTVASEHGRDDAGTDPTGFFNAEFYVGLRPYGEWRSSFHSKQDLIDAIQKKLSSFPGIIFNYTQPAEDAVDEALTGLKSSLDVKIFGTDLNVLEEKGKQLKAIIEKVPGINHVVLVQELGQPSLTISANRERMARYGLTSDALNGLIEAAVGGAATTEVVQGERTFDLVVRLQPQYRATPEEIGNILISTPDGSEVPLREVADIQVANGAAFIYRQDNSRYIGVQYAVEGRDLSSAVAEAQAAVAKQMKLPIGYTTRWGGEFEQYTASRAQMNVVLPLTIIAIFAILFVLYHNFKFPLITVVGVLLSAPLGGLVAMWITDTPFSVSSMIGFLALFGVSVQTAVVYISYANELRLGGFTIPDATRTAALLRLRPIMMTALVAALGLLTAALSTGVGSDTQKPFALVIVGGLFSRLLISVFLMPVLYLISAREGDHLEV, encoded by the coding sequence GTGACCGGCCAGAATACCTCCGAACCCAGGCCGCCGCGCGAGCCTGTACCAACCGGCGTCGTCGAAGGCAGTCGCGGTCCGATCCAGCGACTCGTCGAAGCATCGGTCAAGGCACCGCTCGTCATCGCGGTCGTCGCCATCGCGCTCATCGTCGGCGGCATTTTTTCGCTGAATCGTTTGCCCGTCGACGCGTATCCCGACGTCTCGCCGCCCGCGGTGGAGATCACGACGCAGTGGGAAGGTCACGCGGCGGAAGAAGTCGAACGGTTGATCACCGTCCCGATCGAGACGGAGCTGAACGGCCTCCCGAATCTCGTCGTCATGCGCTCGGTGTCGCTGTACGGATTGTCGAGCATTCGTGTGACGTTCGATGAAGGCACCGATCTCTACTTCGCGCGCGAGCAAGTCTTCGAGCGACTCGGCGGTGCGAGCCTGCCGGACGGCGTGTCCGGCGACATGGAAGCCCCGTTCTCGCCTTCGGGCCTCGTGTATCGCTACGTCGTGCAGAGCAGCGATCGCTCGCCGATGGACCTGCACGTGCTGCAGGACTGGGTGCTGGACAAGGCATTCCGCAGCGTGCCCGGCGTCGCCGACGTCGCGTCGCTCGGCGGCGAGACGATGCAGTACCAAGTGCTCGTCGATCCCACCAAGCTCGCCGGCGCCGGCCTCTCGATCGACGACATGCAGTCCGCCCTGAATACCAACAACAGCAACGGCGGCGGCGGGTTCTACTCCGAGGGCGGACAGTTCTTCTACGTGCGCGGTCTCGGCCGCGTGGTGACGCTCGAGGACATCGGCAATCTCGTCATCGCGGTGAAGAATCACGTGCCGGTGCTGGTGAAGGACGTCGCCACCGTCGAGATCGGACATGCGCCGAGGCTCGGGCAGTTCGGGTACAACGATCAGAACGACGCGGTCGAAGGCATCATCCTCATGCGCACGGGCGAGCAGGCGCAGGTGGTGCTCAAGCGCGTCGAGGCGAAGACGCGCGAGCTGAACGATCACGTGCTGCCGAAAGACGTGAAGGTCGTTCCCTATTACGACCGCAGCGACCTGATCGCGCTCACGACGCATACCGTCGCCGACAATTTGTTCCGCGGCATCGCACTCGTCATCGTGGTGCTGATCTTCTTTCTGTTCGACATCCGGTCGGGGCTGATCGTCGCGGTGACGATTCCGCTGTCGCTCCTGATCGCGTTCATGTGTCTCGACCTTCGAAACATTCCGGCGAACCTGCTGTCGATCGGCGCGATCGACTTCGGCATTCTGGTCGACGGCGCGGTGGTGATGGTCGAGAACATCTATCGACAGCTCGCGCGCCGCCATGGGACCGAGTACAGCGTTCGCGAAGTCATCTTCGAGGCGGCGTCCGAGGTCAATCGTCCGATCGTGTACGCGATCGCCGTGATCGTCGCCGGATTCCTGCCCATCTACGCGCTCACCGGTCCATCGGGCAAGCTGTTTCGCCCCATGGCCGACACGACGATCTACGCATTGCTTGGCGCGCTCTTTCTCACGCTCACCGTCGTCCCCGCGCTGTGCGCGTGGGTAATGCGCAAGGGAGTGAAGGAACGGACGAATCACGCATTCGAGTGGATTCGCGACCGCTATGCGTCAGGCCTCGACTGGTGTCTGACGCACAGCCGCGCGACCATCGTCGCATCGCTCGTCATCTTCGCGTTCTCGGCGTTCATCGCCATGTCGCGCGGCGGCGAGTTCATGCCGCATCTCGACGAAGGCGCGATCTGGGTGCGCGCGACGATGCCGTACACCATCTCGTTCGAGGCGTCGTCGGCCATCGTCCCGCAGATCCGGCAAGTGTTGCGGAGCTTTCCCGAAGTGACGACCGTCGCGTCCGAGCACGGACGCGACGACGCCGGCACCGACCCGACCGGTTTCTTCAACGCCGAGTTTTACGTCGGCTTGCGCCCGTATGGCGAGTGGCGGAGCTCGTTTCACTCGAAGCAGGACCTGATCGACGCCATTCAGAAAAAGCTCTCGAGCTTCCCCGGCATCATCTTCAACTACACGCAGCCGGCCGAAGATGCCGTCGACGAAGCGCTGACGGGCCTCAAGTCGTCGCTCGACGTGAAGATCTTCGGCACCGACCTGAACGTGCTCGAGGAGAAGGGCAAGCAGCTCAAGGCGATCATCGAGAAAGTGCCGGGCATCAATCACGTGGTGCTGGTGCAGGAGCTTGGGCAGCCCAGCTTGACGATCAGCGCCAATCGAGAGCGCATGGCGCGGTACGGCCTGACGTCGGACGCGCTCAACGGATTGATCGAGGCCGCGGTGGGCGGCGCGGCGACGACGGAAGTCGTGCAGGGCGAGCGCACCTTCGATCTCGTGGTGCGATTGCAGCCGCAGTATCGCGCGACGCCGGAGGAGATCGGCAACATCCTGATCTCGACGCCGGACGGCAGCGAGGTACCGTTGCGCGAAGTCGCCGACATTCAGGTGGCGAACGGCGCGGCGTTCATCTACCGCCAGGACAACTCGCGGTACATCGGCGTGCAGTACGCGGTCGAAGGGCGCGATCTGTCGAGCGCCGTGGCTGAAGCGCAAGCGGCGGTGGCGAAGCAGATGAAGCTGCCGATCGGCTACACGACGCGGTGGGGTGGCGAGTTCGAGCAGTACACGGCCTCGCGCGCGCAGATGAACGTGGTGTTGCCGCTCACGATCATCGCGATCTTCGCGATTCTCTTCGTGCTGTACCACAACTTCAAGTTTCCGCTCATCACCGTCGTCGGCGTGCTGCTCTCGGCGCCACTCGGCGGCCTGGTCGCGATGTGGATCACCGACACGCCGTTCTCGGTGTCGTCGATGATTGGTTTCCTGGCGCTCTTCGGTGTGTCGGTACAAACCGCCGTGGTCTACATCTCGTACGCGAACGAGCTGCGACTGGGGGGATTCACCATTCCCGATGCGACCCGCACGGCCGCGCTGCTGCGCTTGCGGCCGATCATGATGACCGCGCTCGTCGCCGCGCTGGGCCTGTTGACGGCCGCGCTGTCGACCGGCGTCGGCTCGGATACGCAGAAGCCGTTCGCGCTCGTGATCGTCGGCGGGCTTTTTTCCAGATTACTCATTAGCGTATTCTTAATGCCGGTGCTGTACCTGATCTCGGCGCGCGAGGGCGATCACCTCGAGGTGTAG
- a CDS encoding efflux RND transporter periplasmic adaptor subunit, whose product MTMTHSRRAALASVVLSLAAACSKSAPKPADTASPKPVNIAVTEDQRQRIHLVPVAQTSFRPVIEATGNVAFNGDRSTQVLSPVSGPATRVVGNTGMVVHKGDPLAYVSSPDFASAVADYRKAQTGWRNAKRIAERDSALFKNDALARGDLEQAQTDLASAEADVEAAVEAMRALGVDESQIQSVRDGKTTSIAAIVRSPIDGTIVEKLIADGQLLQAGSTPCFTIADLSSMWVLANVYANDLPDVSTGEVADVITDVGRAPIPGRVDYIASLADPNTKAVQVRVVAPNNNQVLRRDMFVRVQIKAARERTGILIPVSSVMRDDQNLPYVFLAATGNSFARRRITLGSRIGDQYEITAGIAPGDKVVAEGALFLEFAESQ is encoded by the coding sequence ATGACGATGACTCATTCACGCCGCGCGGCTCTCGCGAGCGTCGTGCTCTCGCTCGCCGCTGCGTGCTCGAAGAGCGCACCGAAGCCGGCGGATACTGCCTCGCCGAAGCCGGTCAACATCGCCGTCACCGAAGACCAGCGCCAACGCATCCATCTCGTGCCGGTCGCGCAGACGTCGTTCCGGCCGGTGATCGAGGCAACGGGCAACGTTGCGTTCAACGGCGATCGCTCGACGCAAGTGCTGTCACCGGTGTCGGGTCCGGCGACGCGCGTCGTCGGCAATACCGGCATGGTCGTTCACAAGGGCGATCCGCTCGCGTACGTGTCGTCGCCCGACTTCGCGTCGGCCGTCGCGGACTATCGCAAGGCGCAGACAGGGTGGCGCAACGCGAAGCGAATCGCGGAGCGCGACTCGGCCCTGTTCAAGAATGACGCGCTCGCGCGTGGGGATCTGGAGCAGGCGCAAACTGATTTGGCCTCCGCGGAGGCCGACGTCGAAGCCGCCGTCGAAGCCATGCGCGCACTCGGCGTCGACGAGTCGCAAATTCAGTCCGTGCGCGACGGCAAGACGACGTCGATCGCCGCGATCGTTCGTTCGCCGATCGACGGGACGATCGTCGAGAAGCTCATCGCCGACGGCCAGCTGCTGCAGGCTGGAAGCACGCCCTGCTTCACCATCGCTGATTTGAGCTCGATGTGGGTCCTGGCGAACGTCTACGCGAATGACCTGCCGGATGTCTCGACGGGCGAAGTCGCCGACGTCATCACCGATGTCGGGCGCGCGCCGATTCCGGGGCGTGTCGACTACATCGCATCGCTCGCCGATCCGAATACCAAGGCGGTGCAGGTGCGCGTCGTGGCGCCGAACAACAACCAGGTGCTGCGGCGCGACATGTTCGTGCGCGTGCAGATCAAGGCGGCGCGTGAACGGACAGGAATTCTGATTCCCGTGTCGTCCGTCATGCGCGACGATCAGAACTTGCCCTACGTGTTCCTTGCCGCGACCGGCAACTCGTTCGCGCGGCGACGGATTACGCTCGGTTCGCGCATCGGCGACCAGTACGAGATTACGGCCGGCATTGCGCCGGGCGACAAGGTCGTGGCTGAGGGCGCGCTCTTCCTCGAGTTCGCGGAGAGCCAGTGA
- a CDS encoding TolC family protein, with translation MRLLFGLCALAPLSGAALAQASSSAPTDSLRLSRRQAVAEALTRNAQLDVAREQTAQARARRVTATAIPDPSLSAAFDQAAGPFTFGSAGARPVGIGLSIPFPDKFRLNNRIGLADIRNSESNYRLQQQTIALQASSTYDSLVVGLKHRGILVEARDLANDFLKRTQIRYDAGTAAKLDVIQAQVAVAQAGNDLIANERDIANAQASLNRTLGRIIGAPIAPTDSLDMPPALPDSASIEQIALQNRPELEMLRQQQLGAHATTSLTKEFWLPDLTFAVQRDYVQPGSPALFTTGISLPLPTFYWQHSKGDIAQSQHFERELEATYRDARAQVTQDVRAAYANASTAMRQVEFIRDELVPAARQAYQVAATSYSLGGSSALEVLTARQALLQAESQLADALAAANTARADLDRALGLIPTAGARVP, from the coding sequence ATGCGTCTATTGTTCGGATTGTGTGCGCTCGCGCCGTTGAGCGGCGCCGCGCTCGCGCAGGCCAGTAGCAGTGCTCCTACCGATTCGCTTCGCCTCTCTCGCCGCCAAGCAGTGGCCGAGGCGCTCACTCGCAACGCACAGCTCGATGTGGCACGAGAGCAGACCGCGCAAGCGCGGGCTCGTCGCGTCACCGCGACCGCGATACCTGATCCCTCGCTCAGCGCCGCGTTCGATCAGGCCGCGGGCCCATTCACGTTCGGCAGCGCCGGCGCACGACCAGTCGGCATCGGTCTCTCGATTCCCTTCCCTGACAAGTTCCGGTTGAACAACCGGATTGGCCTGGCGGACATTCGCAACAGCGAATCGAATTACCGGCTGCAACAGCAGACCATCGCGCTGCAAGCCTCGTCGACGTACGACTCGCTGGTCGTTGGGCTCAAGCATCGCGGAATTCTCGTCGAAGCACGCGATCTGGCGAACGACTTCCTCAAGCGAACGCAGATTCGGTATGACGCCGGCACCGCCGCGAAGCTCGACGTCATCCAGGCGCAGGTCGCCGTCGCGCAGGCCGGGAACGATCTGATCGCCAACGAGCGCGACATCGCCAACGCACAGGCATCGCTCAATCGGACGCTCGGACGCATCATCGGCGCCCCAATCGCGCCGACCGACTCGCTCGACATGCCGCCCGCGCTCCCTGACTCGGCGAGCATCGAGCAGATCGCGCTGCAAAATCGCCCCGAGCTCGAGATGCTTCGCCAACAGCAACTCGGCGCGCACGCGACGACCAGTCTGACGAAGGAATTCTGGCTGCCCGATCTGACGTTCGCGGTGCAGCGCGACTACGTACAGCCAGGTTCTCCGGCGCTGTTCACGACCGGAATCTCTCTTCCGCTGCCGACGTTTTATTGGCAGCACTCGAAAGGCGACATCGCGCAGTCGCAGCACTTCGAGCGCGAGCTCGAGGCGACATACCGCGACGCGCGCGCCCAGGTCACGCAGGATGTCCGCGCCGCATACGCCAACGCCAGTACGGCAATGCGGCAAGTCGAATTCATCCGCGACGAGCTCGTGCCCGCCGCGCGCCAGGCGTATCAAGTCGCCGCCACGAGCTATTCGCTCGGCGGCTCGTCCGCACTCGAAGTCCTCACCGCGCGCCAGGCATTGCTGCAGGCCGAATCGCAGCTCGCCGATGCACTCGCCGCCGCCAATACCGCCCGCGCCGATCTCGATCGCGCGCTCGGGCTCATCCCCACTGCCGGAGCCCGCGTTCCATGA